A genome region from Candidatus Obscuribacterales bacterium includes the following:
- a CDS encoding DUF928 domain-containing protein, protein MSSLKLLSQNITAYILVSAGLWMSTPFTLATLAQEDFVPPDRGSPGRLVGGGTHYTPPDRGIPGRREGGGTRGGCMSPQPLTALMPMNGYGETLAAYPTFYFYVPDFNAEAAEFILLNEAGDEIYASEFQVTGEPGVIAIHLPSTVGLPELAIGENYEWIFSLICDRTDRSGDSMVSGWLQRIETPATLAMELETLPESDRPALYAQSGLWYEAIASLADLRLANPTSAAIQEQWSSLLSSVELEYLAEAEFLPLTSVEDGVNGGMEDGGNSEMDNGTGN, encoded by the coding sequence ATGTCTTCGCTCAAGCTTCTTTCCCAGAACATTACCGCCTACATCCTAGTCTCTGCTGGGTTGTGGATGAGCACCCCCTTTACCCTAGCTACCCTTGCTCAAGAAGACTTTGTGCCCCCGGATCGCGGCAGCCCAGGTCGGTTAGTGGGCGGCGGTACGCACTATACTCCCCCCGATCGCGGTATTCCTGGTCGTCGAGAGGGCGGTGGCACTCGGGGCGGCTGCATGAGCCCGCAGCCTCTGACAGCTTTGATGCCCATGAATGGCTATGGTGAAACCCTAGCAGCCTATCCAACGTTCTACTTCTATGTCCCCGACTTCAATGCAGAAGCAGCAGAGTTTATCTTGCTGAATGAAGCTGGCGATGAAATCTATGCCTCCGAGTTTCAAGTCACGGGCGAACCGGGAGTTATCGCCATCCACCTGCCTTCGACGGTGGGCTTACCGGAATTGGCCATAGGCGAAAACTACGAATGGATCTTCTCTCTAATCTGCGATCGCACCGATCGATCGGGAGATTCCATGGTCTCGGGCTGGCTACAGCGCATTGAAACTCCTGCCACCTTGGCCATGGAGCTAGAAACCCTACCGGAGAGCGATCGCCCAGCGCTCTATGCGCAATCGGGTCTCTGGTATGAAGCGATCGCTTCTCTCGCTGACCTGCGCTTGGCCAACCCCACCAGTGCTGCAATCCAAGAGCAGTGGTCTAGCTTGCTGTCCTCGGTGGAGTTAGAGTACCTAGCGGAGGCGGAGTTCTTGCCGCTGACGTCGGTGGAGGATGGCGTTAATGGCGGGATGGAGGATGGCGGGAATAGCGAGATGGATAACGGCACGGGCAACTAG